A DNA window from candidate division KSB1 bacterium contains the following coding sequences:
- a CDS encoding DNRLRE domain-containing protein has translation MPTKIKRLFFIVLLCSVPFIARSEIIIIENVSVEVQDLKGDSYRLLFNFALPALPDGINIDRAVISFGVNISENSENINLFEILAADANGEIAATSYNQNPVTGRIGKDKLGLTQIDLDITQLVDSWVNGTVKNDGIFVVSHRRIPEKILHKDKINLAPEFKQATVKIFYTALQ, from the coding sequence ATGCCAACAAAAATAAAAAGACTATTTTTTATCGTACTCTTGTGCAGTGTTCCATTTATCGCAAGATCGGAAATAATTATCATCGAAAATGTAAGTGTCGAAGTCCAGGATCTGAAAGGTGATTCGTACCGGCTTTTATTCAACTTTGCACTGCCTGCCCTGCCGGATGGCATCAATATCGATCGTGCAGTCATTAGCTTTGGCGTGAACATAAGCGAGAATTCGGAAAATATAAACTTGTTTGAAATCTTGGCAGCAGACGCCAACGGCGAAATCGCCGCGACAAGTTATAACCAGAATCCTGTAACGGGAAGGATTGGCAAAGACAAGTTGGGTTTAACCCAAATTGACCTGGATATTACCCAGTTGGTAGATTCATGGGTAAATGGTACAGTAAAGAATGATGGTATTTTTGTAGTTTCGCACCGCCGAATTCCCGAAAAGATACTTCATAAAGATAAAATAAACCTGGCGCCTGAATTTAAGCAAGCAACGGTCAAGATATTTTATACGGCATTGCAATAG
- a CDS encoding RNA polymerase sigma factor → MEKSTDEELMSMILKKNTKALRILYNRYEVSIFNYILKYTGSRDIAQDLLQETFTRVWYAAHTFSQESGKFRGWLYTIALNNTRNEMVKKRYDFHYVDVTEIKGEQEPAHPQAEQPDVQLEHSDLKDTIAKALGKLKPHLREIIVLKQFQQLKFREIAEITKVPEGTLKARFHRAIAKLKPLLEAVEF, encoded by the coding sequence ATGGAAAAAAGTACGGATGAAGAACTAATGAGTATGATTCTCAAAAAGAATACCAAAGCATTAAGGATTTTGTACAATCGATATGAGGTGAGTATCTTTAATTATATTTTAAAATATACCGGCAGCAGAGACATTGCCCAGGACTTATTGCAGGAGACCTTTACCAGGGTTTGGTATGCTGCGCATACATTCAGTCAGGAATCCGGAAAATTCAGGGGTTGGCTTTACACCATCGCACTGAATAATACCAGGAATGAGATGGTGAAAAAACGCTACGATTTTCATTATGTGGATGTCACAGAGATAAAAGGAGAACAGGAACCAGCGCATCCGCAAGCGGAACAACCCGATGTGCAACTGGAACATTCCGATTTAAAGGATACCATTGCAAAGGCGTTGGGGAAGTTAAAACCGCACCTTCGTGAAATCATCGTTTTAAAGCAATTTCAACAATTGAAGTTCAGGGAGATCGCCGAGATTACCAAAGTTCCGGAAGGAACCTTAAAGGCCAGGTTTCACCGGGCCATTGCGAAATTAAAACCACTATTAGAAGCGGTGGAGTTTTAG
- a CDS encoding zinc ribbon domain-containing protein produces the protein MNRKKLIKKMALPAAIVFMVSLSVAIIQTPYWNNKYKQHQQRLNEHITTVTDQNTQYLTATAEKIGVISRTPENVADNRLIKVIQSELLLEHQKVDQAKRYLWMSDNRGEFIFGAPSYAFVQVNNAYDKNAETIIKEGLYSDRNDFLLDVIDQHNQVDFANVDIGKIKQLHQDGRESSWYYTRDRGLILSAPVANEDGQVQGTLFIKIDDSANHEMYYSNNRARGEDAFLDYQPLFIFFTVISGFFLWFLLPTWVYIDAQQRDVNNPGLWAFITLISLIFGLAIYMITRPSTMRSHQCPQCENELNGTGTFCPHCGFDLSNTYCPQCQYPIKPDWTFCPSCRAGLEEKEELQPVVEPEPSPEPAKEK, from the coding sequence ATGAACAGGAAAAAATTAATCAAAAAAATGGCGTTACCGGCGGCAATTGTTTTCATGGTTTCGCTTAGTGTGGCAATTATTCAAACCCCTTACTGGAATAATAAATATAAACAACACCAGCAGAGATTGAATGAACATATAACAACGGTCACCGATCAAAATACCCAATATTTGACAGCAACAGCAGAAAAAATAGGAGTGATTTCCAGGACACCGGAAAACGTAGCCGATAACCGGCTGATCAAAGTTATCCAATCCGAACTATTACTCGAACATCAAAAAGTGGATCAGGCAAAACGTTATCTTTGGATGAGCGACAACCGGGGCGAATTTATTTTTGGAGCGCCTTCCTATGCCTTTGTCCAGGTTAATAATGCCTATGATAAAAATGCGGAAACCATCATCAAAGAAGGACTCTATAGCGACCGCAATGACTTTCTCCTTGATGTAATCGATCAGCACAATCAAGTTGATTTTGCGAATGTTGATATTGGTAAAATTAAACAATTACACCAGGATGGAAGGGAGAGCAGCTGGTATTATACGAGAGATCGTGGTCTGATCTTATCAGCGCCTGTGGCCAATGAAGACGGACAGGTACAGGGAACCTTGTTTATAAAGATCGATGATTCGGCTAATCATGAAATGTACTACAGTAACAATAGGGCCCGGGGTGAAGACGCATTTCTTGATTACCAGCCATTATTTATATTTTTTACGGTTATTTCAGGGTTTTTTCTCTGGTTTCTCTTACCCACCTGGGTCTATATTGATGCCCAACAACGTGATGTGAACAATCCCGGTCTTTGGGCATTTATCACGCTTATTTCGTTGATATTCGGTCTCGCCATCTACATGATCACCAGGCCATCGACCATGCGCTCTCACCAATGTCCCCAGTGTGAAAACGAATTAAATGGCACTGGCACTTTTTGTCCGCACTGCGGCTTCGATTTGTCCAACACATATTGCCCGCAATGCCAGTATCCCATTAAACCGGATTGGACCTTTTGTCCGAGTTGCCGGGCAGGATTGGAGGAAAAAGAAGAATTACAACCGGTTGTCGAACCTGAACCTTCACCTGAACCGGCGAAAGAAAAATAG